In Acinetobacter piscicola, a single window of DNA contains:
- the argB gene encoding acetylglutamate kinase, which produces MPHQHTGTDKAQILTEALPYIQRFSGKTLVVKYGGNAMTDPALESSFARDIVLLKTVGINPIVVHGGGPQVDSFLKQLGRESDRIDGMRVTDPATMEVVEMVLGGSVNKSIVNLINKHGGRAIGLTGKDGNLLRAKKLLMEKIQEDGSVQHIDLGLVGEVTGVKTDVLEMFTQSDFIPVIAPLGVDEEGKTYNINADLVAGKVAEALGAEKLILLTNITGVLDENKNLLTGLSTQEVDHLIDTGVIYGGMIPKVGCALDAVKGGVVSAHIVDGRVPHATLLEIFTDHGVGTLITNRTKPSGA; this is translated from the coding sequence CTGACAAAGCGCAAATTTTGACAGAAGCGTTACCGTATATTCAACGCTTTTCAGGTAAAACGCTAGTCGTGAAATATGGTGGCAATGCGATGACTGATCCTGCTTTGGAAAGCTCATTTGCACGTGACATCGTGTTGTTAAAAACGGTAGGGATTAATCCAATCGTGGTACATGGTGGCGGTCCTCAAGTTGATTCATTTTTAAAACAACTCGGTCGTGAATCTGACCGTATCGATGGGATGCGTGTAACCGATCCTGCAACGATGGAAGTTGTAGAAATGGTCCTTGGCGGTAGTGTGAACAAATCTATCGTAAATTTGATCAATAAACATGGTGGTCGTGCTATTGGTCTCACGGGTAAAGATGGTAATTTATTACGTGCTAAAAAACTATTGATGGAAAAAATCCAGGAGGATGGTTCAGTACAACACATTGATTTAGGGTTAGTCGGTGAAGTGACTGGCGTTAAAACCGATGTTTTAGAAATGTTTACCCAAAGTGATTTTATTCCTGTCATTGCACCTTTAGGTGTCGATGAAGAGGGTAAAACCTATAACATTAATGCCGACTTGGTTGCAGGTAAAGTGGCTGAAGCTTTAGGTGCTGAAAAGCTTATTTTACTGACCAACATCACTGGTGTTTTGGATGAAAATAAAAATCTGTTAACAGGTTTGTCTACCCAAGAAGTTGATCATCTGATCGATACAGGTGTGATTTATGGTGGCATGATTCCAAAAGTTGGTTGTGCTTTAGATGCTGTGAAAGGTGGCGTGGTGAGCGCACATATTGTGGATGGACGTGTGCCACATGCAACGCTATTGGAAATTTTTACTGATCATGGGGTCGGTACTTTGATCACCAACCGAACAAAGCCAAGCGGTGCTTAA